The following are encoded in a window of Platichthys flesus chromosome 19, fPlaFle2.1, whole genome shotgun sequence genomic DNA:
- the olfm1b gene encoding olfactomedin 1b isoform X2, producing the protein MQPANKLLTLTLLIFMGTELTQVLPANPEESWQVYSSAQDSEGRCVCTVVAPQQSMCSRDARTKQLRQLLEKVQNMTQSIQVLDQRTQRDLQYVEKMEVQLRGLETKFRQVEENHKQNIAKQYKAIKAKMEELRPLIPVLEEYKADAKLVLQFKEEVQNLTSVLNELQEEMGAYDYEELHNRVSNLEERLRACMQKLACGKLTGISDPITIKTSGSRFGSWMTDPLAPEGDTRVWYMDGYHNNRFVREYKSMQDFMMSDNFTSHRLPHPWSGTGQVVYNGSIYFNKFQSHVIIKFDFRTSSISKSRQLDYAGFNNAYHYAWGGHSDIDLMVDEGGLWAVYATNQNAGNIVLSKLNPGTLQIIKSWTTNHPKRSAGESFMICGTLYVTNGYSGGTKVYYAYSTNSSTYEYIDIAFQNKYSHISMLDYNPRDRALYAWNNGHQVLYNVTLFHVIRSEEL; encoded by the exons GTGTTGCCAGCAAACCCGGAGGAATCGTGGCAGGTGTACAGTTCAGCCCAGGATAGCGAGGGGAGGTGTGTCTGCACGGTGGTGGCGCCACAGCAGTCCATGTGCTCACGGGATGCCCGCACCAAACAACTGAGGCAGCTGTTAGAGAAG GTCCAGAACATGACCCAGTCCATCCAAGTGCTGGACCAGCGGACCCAGAGGGACCTGCAGTACGTGGAGAAGATGGAGGTCCAGCTCCGAGGTCTGGAGACCAAGTTCAGGCAGGTGGAGGAGAACCACAAGCAGAACATCGCCAAGCAATATAAG GCCATAAAAGCGAAAATGGAGGAGCTTAGACCGTTGATACCAGTGTTGGAGGAGTACAAGGCCGATGCCAAATTGGTATTGCAGTTTAAGGAGGAGGTCCAGAATCTGACGTCAGTTCTAAACGAACTTCAGGAGGAGATGGGGGCCTATGACTACGAGGAGCTCCACAACAGAGTGTCAAATCTTGAGGAGAGACTCCGAGCATGCATGCAAAAATTAG catgCGGCAAACTTACGGGCATCAGTGATCCCATCACCATCAAGACGTCTGGATCCAGGTTCGGATCCTGGATGACCGACCCTCTGGCACCTGAAGGAGACACTCGG GTCTGGTACATGGATGGTTACCACAACAACCGCTTTGTGCGGGAGTACAAGTCCATGCAGGACTTCATGATGTCGGACAACTTCACCTCCCACCGGCTGCCCCATCCGTGGTCAGGCACAGGTCAGGTGGTCTACAACGGCTCCATCTACTTCAACAAGTTCCAGAGCCACGTCATCATCAAGTTCGACTTCCgcacctcctccatcagcaaGTCCCGGCAGCTCGACTATGCCGGCTTCAATAACGCGTATCACTACGCCTGGGGGGGACACTCTGACATTGACCTCATGGTGGACGAGGGAGGGCTGTGGGCCGTCTACGCCACCAACCAGAATGCCGGCAACATCGTCCTCAGCAAGCTGAACCCCGGCACGCTGCAGATCATCAAGAGCTGGACCACCAACCACCCGAAAAGGAGCGCCGGTGAGTCTTTTATGATCTGCGGCACGCTCTACGTCACCAACGGCTACTCAGGAGGCACCAAGGTCTATTACGCCTACTCCACCAACTCCTCTACCTACGAGTACATTGACATTGCCTTCCAGAATAAGTACTCGCAtatctccatgctggactacAACCCACGTGACCGGGCCCTCTATGCTTGGAACAATGGCCACCAGGTCCTTTACAACGTCACGCTGTTCCACGTCATCCGCTCGGAGGAACTGTAA